The proteins below are encoded in one region of Zavarzinia compransoris:
- a CDS encoding metal-dependent hydrolase, with protein sequence MASLTTITPRNIMFKVDGPRGLWCGGDPARTAFFDGMSLMFPEGERFFMDAVRDNAGAVSDPQLQAEIKGFTTQEAIHSREHLRYNRMVTERAGPAVTRLEDGVKKRIAFVNRIFGPKRRLAMTVALEHFTAILASSLLKRTDLLADADPEMARLWRWHAIEESEHKAVAFDVYRTVAPGILGYLLRAQVMLTVTLTFSFFLFVHVATILKADGHSNLRNWLRLLGLFWGPKGVITRTALPWLDFFRPGFHPWDHDNREDLDSHRARLTPAA encoded by the coding sequence ATGGCCAGCCTGACGACGATCACCCCGCGCAACATCATGTTCAAGGTCGACGGCCCGCGCGGCCTGTGGTGCGGCGGCGACCCGGCCCGCACCGCCTTCTTCGACGGCATGTCGCTGATGTTCCCCGAGGGCGAGCGCTTCTTCATGGACGCGGTGCGCGACAATGCGGGCGCCGTCAGCGATCCCCAGCTTCAGGCGGAGATCAAGGGCTTCACCACCCAGGAGGCGATCCACAGCCGGGAGCATCTGCGCTACAACCGCATGGTGACCGAACGCGCCGGGCCCGCCGTCACCCGGCTGGAAGACGGGGTGAAAAAGCGGATCGCCTTCGTCAACCGCATCTTCGGGCCGAAGCGGCGCCTGGCCATGACCGTGGCGCTCGAACATTTCACCGCCATCCTGGCCTCTTCCCTGCTGAAGCGGACCGACCTCCTTGCCGATGCCGACCCGGAGATGGCCCGCCTCTGGCGCTGGCACGCGATCGAAGAGAGCGAGCACAAGGCCGTCGCCTTCGATGTCTATCGCACGGTCGCGCCGGGCATCCTCGGCTATCTGCTGCGGGCACAGGTCATGCTGACGGTGACCTTGACCTTCAGCTTCTTCCTCTTCGTTCATGTCGCGACCATCCTGAAGGCGGACGGGCACAGCAACCTGCGCAACTGGCTGCGCCTGCTCGGCCTGTTCTGGGGGCCGAAGGGCGTGATCACGCGCACGGCCCTGCCCTGGCTCGACTTCTTCCGCCCGGGCTTCCACCCCTGGGACCACGACAACCGCGAGGACCTGGACAGCCACCGCGCCCGGCTGACGCCGGCAGCCTGA
- a CDS encoding Lrp/AsnC family transcriptional regulator: MLDDRDRRILTLLQTDAETPVTEIAAAVALSPSACSRRIARLRDDGYLLGTSARLDRRKLNLPTTIFLLVRTGRHAEEWLDQFHAAVTAIPEIVEVHRLTGNFDYVLKLVLPNVEYYDTVYKQLLRRIELYDMSAHISMETVKLSAALPTHHL, translated from the coding sequence ATGCTCGACGACCGCGACCGCCGTATCCTGACCCTGTTGCAGACCGATGCCGAGACCCCGGTGACCGAGATCGCGGCGGCGGTCGCCCTTTCCCCTTCCGCCTGCTCGCGCCGGATCGCGCGCTTGCGGGACGACGGCTACCTGCTCGGCACCAGTGCCCGGCTGGACCGCCGCAAGCTGAACCTGCCGACCACGATCTTCCTCCTGGTCCGCACCGGGCGCCACGCGGAAGAGTGGCTGGACCAGTTCCACGCCGCCGTCACCGCCATTCCGGAAATCGTCGAGGTTCATCGCCTGACCGGCAATTTCGACTATGTGCTGAAGCTGGTGCTGCCCAATGTCGAATATTACGACACGGTCTATAAGCAGTTGCTGCGCCGGATCGAGCTTTACGACATGTCGGCCCATATCTCGATGGAGACGGTGAAACTCTCCGCCGCCCTGCCGACCCATCACCTGTGA
- a CDS encoding aspartate/glutamate racemase family protein: MKTIGLIGGMSWESTATYYRLINQAVRARRGGLASADLILHSLDFSRVAALQQADRWDEAGKLLGAAGAGLARAGADCVLICTNTMHLVAEPVARMAGIPLIDIIDATAAALKADGRRAPLLLATRYTMEHGFYAERMARHGIAVQVPAADDRALVHDVIFRELCQGVIEPRSRQRFFAVIEAARAQGADAVILGCTEISLLLDPDGLALPGYDTTAIHAEAAVRFALDVGARAA; the protein is encoded by the coding sequence ATGAAGACCATCGGCCTGATCGGCGGCATGAGCTGGGAATCGACGGCGACCTATTACCGGCTGATCAATCAGGCGGTGCGGGCGCGGCGCGGCGGGCTGGCCTCCGCCGACCTGATCCTGCATTCCCTGGATTTTTCCCGCGTCGCGGCCCTCCAACAGGCCGACCGCTGGGACGAGGCGGGCAAATTGCTGGGCGCCGCCGGCGCCGGGCTGGCCCGGGCCGGGGCGGATTGCGTGCTGATCTGCACCAATACGATGCATCTGGTGGCCGAACCGGTGGCGCGCATGGCCGGCATCCCCCTGATCGACATCATCGATGCGACGGCGGCCGCCCTCAAGGCGGACGGGCGCCGGGCGCCCCTGCTGCTGGCCACGCGCTATACGATGGAACACGGTTTCTATGCCGAGCGCATGGCCCGCCACGGCATCGCGGTCCAGGTGCCGGCCGCCGACGACCGCGCCCTGGTCCATGACGTGATCTTCCGGGAATTGTGCCAGGGCGTGATCGAGCCCCGGTCGCGGCAGCGCTTCTTCGCGGTCATCGAGGCGGCCCGGGCGCAGGGCGCCGATGCCGTGATCCTGGGCTGCACCGAAATCTCGCTGCTGCTGGACCCGGACGGGCTGGCGCTGCCGGGCTACGACACCACCGCCATCCACGCCGAGGCGGCGGTCCGCTTCGCGCTGGACGTGGGCGCCCGGGCGGCCTAA
- a CDS encoding MarC family protein, with the protein MIETFLIAFTTFFATIGPADVAVLFAALTNNNTPAERRRIALKGTLFAGGIMLVFGLAGDPLLRLFGISLPALRVAGGILLLLISLDMVFVRESGSTTTTDEEEAEALNRPDISVVPLATPLLAGPGAIGSIILLTSANSGDPLKETMVFLGLAGVLLVGYLLMLVATGVQRVLGVTGVHVISRIFGVLLAALAVQFVFDGLKTSGLFG; encoded by the coding sequence ATGATCGAAACCTTCCTGATCGCCTTCACCACCTTCTTCGCCACCATCGGTCCAGCCGATGTCGCCGTGCTGTTCGCGGCGCTGACCAACAACAATACGCCGGCCGAACGGCGCCGGATCGCCCTGAAGGGGACCCTGTTCGCCGGCGGCATCATGCTGGTGTTCGGCCTGGCCGGCGACCCCCTGCTCCGCCTGTTCGGGATCTCGCTGCCGGCGCTTCGGGTCGCGGGCGGCATCCTCCTCCTGCTCATCTCGCTCGACATGGTCTTCGTCCGGGAATCCGGCAGCACGACGACGACCGACGAGGAAGAGGCGGAGGCCCTGAACCGGCCGGATATTTCCGTGGTGCCCCTGGCGACGCCCCTTCTCGCCGGGCCGGGCGCCATCGGCTCGATCATCCTGCTGACCTCGGCCAACAGCGGCGATCCGCTGAAGGAAACCATGGTCTTCCTCGGCCTCGCCGGGGTGCTGCTGGTCGGCTACCTGCTGATGCTGGTGGCGACCGGGGTGCAGCGGGTGCTGGGCGTCACCGGCGTCCATGTCATCAGCCGCATTTTCGGCGTGCTGCTGGCGGCGCTGGCCGTGCAATTCGTCTTCGACGGGCTGAAGACCAGCGGCCTGTTCGGTTAG
- the gyrA gene encoding DNA gyrase subunit A: protein MPPRQDIAPISIEDEMRRSYLDYAMSVIVARALPDARDGLKPVHRRILHAMNESGYVWNKPYRKSARIVGDVMGKYHPHGDSAIYMAMVRLVQPFSMRLPLLDGQGNYGSMDGDMPAAMRYTEIRLGKPAHALLEDIDKDTVDFQPNYDDSAREPVVLPARFPNLLVNGAGGIAVGMATNIPPHNLGDVIDACLAYMDNPHLPIETLIDIVQAPDFPTGGLIIGGGGARQAYLTGRGSVLMRARTHVEEIRKDRWAIVATEIPYQVNKSTLLEKIGEEMRSKRIEGIAELRDESDRDGVRVVVELKRDAIADVVLNQLFKHTPLQQSFGIQMLAIDHGRPQTMTLKQLIGAFVEFREEVITRRTRFELNKARDRAHILAGLAVAVANIDEVIRVIRTSPDPASAREALMSRDWPVAEVDALLRLVEETGQAGAVDGTYRLTEVQARAILDLRLQRLTALGRDEIEEELKQLGEQIKYLLSVLRSREILYGVMREELLAVKAEFANPRRTEVVAYSGDLEDEDLIAREDMVVTVSHSGYIKRVPLTAYRAQRRGGKGKTGMATRDEDFVSRVFVANTHTPVLFFSSRGIAYQMKVWRLPEGLPQSRGKALINLLPLDQGERIATVMPMPEDEESWARLHVVFATKKGNIRRNALSDFIDVRANGKIAMKFEGEDADDELIAVSPCDAESEDILLAIESGRAIRFPVDEVREFASRHSTGVRGIRLDEGDRVVDLALLGHVEATPAELRAYLKAAKAGDEEGAEIAPPADEDEGEDGAEVTLTDERFAELQAKEQHLLTVTANGYGKRTSAYEYRLTRRGGKGIIAITTSARNGNLVAAFPVTDRDQVMLVTDGGQVIRCPVHDIRTAGRNTQGVTLFRTAEGERVVSVTRLEDAMDESDADGETEAGAEEGTGA from the coding sequence GTGCCGCCCCGCCAGGATATCGCGCCGATCTCGATCGAAGACGAGATGCGCCGCTCCTACCTCGATTACGCGATGAGCGTGATCGTGGCGCGGGCGCTGCCTGACGCCCGCGACGGTCTGAAGCCGGTGCATCGCCGCATCCTGCATGCGATGAACGAAAGCGGCTATGTCTGGAACAAGCCCTATCGCAAGTCGGCGCGCATCGTCGGCGACGTCATGGGTAAATATCACCCCCATGGCGACAGCGCGATCTATATGGCCATGGTGCGGCTGGTGCAGCCCTTCTCCATGCGCCTGCCGCTGCTCGACGGCCAGGGCAATTACGGTTCGATGGACGGCGACATGCCCGCCGCCATGCGTTACACCGAAATCCGCTTGGGCAAGCCGGCCCATGCCCTGCTGGAAGACATCGACAAGGACACGGTCGATTTCCAGCCGAACTACGACGACAGCGCCCGCGAGCCGGTGGTCCTGCCGGCGCGCTTTCCCAATCTCCTGGTCAATGGCGCCGGCGGCATCGCCGTCGGCATGGCGACGAATATCCCGCCGCATAATCTCGGCGATGTGATCGACGCCTGCCTTGCCTATATGGACAACCCGCACCTGCCGATCGAGACCCTGATCGACATCGTGCAGGCGCCCGATTTCCCGACCGGCGGCCTGATCATCGGCGGCGGCGGGGCGCGCCAGGCCTATCTCACCGGGCGCGGCTCGGTGCTGATGCGCGCCCGCACCCATGTCGAGGAAATCCGCAAGGACCGCTGGGCGATCGTCGCGACCGAGATCCCCTATCAGGTCAACAAGTCGACCCTGCTGGAGAAGATCGGCGAGGAGATGCGCTCGAAGCGGATCGAGGGTATCGCCGAACTGCGCGACGAATCCGACCGCGACGGCGTCCGCGTCGTCGTCGAGCTGAAGCGCGACGCGATCGCGGACGTGGTGCTGAACCAATTGTTCAAGCACACGCCCCTGCAGCAGAGCTTCGGCATCCAGATGCTGGCCATCGACCACGGCCGGCCGCAGACGATGACCCTGAAGCAGCTGATCGGCGCCTTCGTCGAATTCCGCGAAGAGGTCATCACCCGGCGCACCCGCTTCGAACTGAACAAGGCCCGCGACCGCGCCCATATCCTGGCCGGCCTTGCGGTCGCCGTCGCTAATATCGACGAGGTGATCCGGGTCATCCGCACCTCGCCCGATCCGGCCAGCGCCCGCGAAGCCCTGATGAGCCGCGACTGGCCGGTGGCCGAGGTCGACGCGCTGCTGAGGCTGGTCGAGGAGACGGGCCAGGCCGGCGCCGTCGACGGCACCTATCGCCTGACCGAAGTGCAGGCGAGGGCGATCCTCGACCTCCGCCTTCAGCGCCTGACCGCGCTCGGCCGCGACGAGATCGAGGAAGAGTTGAAGCAGCTTGGCGAGCAGATCAAATACCTGCTTTCCGTGCTGCGCAGCCGCGAGATCCTCTACGGCGTGATGCGCGAAGAACTGCTGGCGGTGAAGGCCGAGTTCGCCAACCCGCGCCGGACCGAAGTGGTCGCCTATTCCGGCGACCTGGAGGACGAGGACCTGATCGCCCGCGAGGACATGGTCGTCACCGTCTCCCACAGCGGCTATATCAAGCGCGTGCCGCTGACCGCCTATCGCGCCCAGCGCCGCGGCGGCAAGGGCAAGACCGGCATGGCGACGCGGGACGAGGATTTCGTCTCCCGCGTCTTCGTCGCCAATACCCATACGCCGGTGCTGTTCTTCTCGTCCCGCGGCATCGCCTATCAGATGAAGGTCTGGCGCCTGCCGGAAGGCCTGCCGCAATCGCGCGGCAAGGCCCTGATCAACCTCCTGCCGCTCGATCAGGGCGAGCGCATCGCGACGGTGATGCCGATGCCGGAGGATGAGGAAAGCTGGGCCCGCCTGCATGTCGTCTTCGCGACGAAGAAGGGCAATATCCGCCGCAACGCGCTGTCCGATTTCATCGACGTGCGCGCCAACGGCAAGATCGCCATGAAGTTCGAGGGCGAGGATGCGGACGACGAATTGATCGCCGTCAGCCCCTGCGACGCCGAGAGCGAGGATATCCTGCTCGCGATCGAAAGCGGCCGGGCGATCCGCTTCCCGGTGGACGAGGTGCGCGAATTCGCCAGCCGCCATTCGACCGGTGTCCGCGGCATCCGCCTGGACGAGGGCGACCGGGTGGTCGACCTTGCCCTGCTCGGCCATGTCGAGGCGACGCCGGCCGAACTCCGCGCCTATCTGAAGGCCGCCAAGGCCGGCGACGAGGAGGGGGCGGAGATCGCCCCGCCCGCCGATGAGGACGAGGGCGAGGACGGCGCCGAGGTGACCCTGACCGACGAGCGCTTCGCCGAATTGCAGGCCAAGGAGCAGCACCTGCTGACCGTGACCGCGAACGGCTACGGCAAGCGCACCTCGGCCTACGAGTACCGGCTCACCCGGCGCGGCGGCAAGGGCATCATCGCCATCACCACCAGCGCCCGGAACGGCAACCTGGTCGCCGCCTTCCCGGTCACCGACCGGGACCAGGTGATGCTGGTGACCGACGGCGGCCAGGTGATCCGCTGCCCGGTGCACGACATCCGCACCGCCGGCCGCAATACCCAGGGCGTCACCCTGTTCCGCACCGCGGAGGGGGAGCGGGTGGTCTCGGTCACCCGCCTCGAAGATGCCATGGACGAGAGCGACGCCGACGGCGAGACCGAGGCCGGCGCCGAAGAGGGGACCGGGGCATGA
- the coaD gene encoding pantetheine-phosphate adenylyltransferase, translated as MSRIGVYPGTFDPPTLGHFDIIRRGAKLVDRLVLGIGVNSSKAPLFDFEERLEMMRELVAGLADEPGVGEIAVVPFKGLVVHFAREHRATVLLRGLRSGTDFDYEFQMTGMNATMAPEVETVFLMADLAHQAIASSLVKDVAKLGGPYAAFVPPVVAERLRLKLEKLKSA; from the coding sequence ATGAGCCGCATCGGGGTCTATCCCGGCACGTTCGATCCGCCGACCCTCGGCCATTTCGACATCATCCGGCGCGGCGCCAAGCTGGTCGACCGGCTGGTGCTGGGCATCGGCGTCAATTCCAGCAAGGCGCCCCTGTTCGATTTCGAGGAGCGGCTGGAAATGATGCGCGAACTGGTCGCCGGCCTTGCCGACGAGCCGGGGGTGGGGGAGATCGCGGTGGTGCCCTTCAAGGGCCTCGTCGTCCATTTCGCCCGCGAGCATCGGGCGACCGTGCTCCTCCGCGGGCTTCGCTCCGGCACCGATTTCGACTATGAGTTCCAGATGACGGGCATGAACGCGACCATGGCGCCCGAGGTCGAGACCGTGTTCCTGATGGCCGATCTCGCCCATCAGGCGATCGCGTCCAGCCTGGTCAAGGATGTGGCGAAACTGGGCGGGCCCTACGCGGCTTTCGTGCCGCCCGTCGTCGCCGAACGCCTGCGCCTGAAGCTCGAAAAACTCAAATCCGCGTGA
- a CDS encoding peptidylprolyl isomerase, whose product MTTAAAAADPENTLLLELKDGTVVIELRPDLAPNHVARIKELTRQGFYDGILFHRVIEGFMAQTGDPTGTGMGGSGKKLKAEFTNEPFVRGTLGMARAQSPDSADSQFFICFQPARFLDGQYTVLGRVISGMEFVDKIKRGLGQSGSVPAPQDKIISLKVQADVK is encoded by the coding sequence ATGACCACTGCTGCGGCTGCCGCCGATCCTGAAAACACCCTTCTGCTCGAACTGAAGGACGGCACCGTCGTCATCGAGCTGCGCCCGGACCTGGCGCCGAACCATGTCGCGCGGATCAAGGAACTGACCCGCCAGGGGTTCTATGACGGCATCCTCTTCCATCGCGTGATCGAGGGCTTCATGGCCCAGACCGGCGATCCGACCGGCACCGGCATGGGCGGCTCGGGCAAGAAGCTGAAGGCCGAATTCACCAACGAGCCGTTCGTGCGCGGCACGCTCGGCATGGCCCGGGCCCAGAGCCCGGATTCGGCGGACAGCCAGTTCTTCATCTGCTTCCAGCCGGCTCGTTTCCTCGACGGCCAGTATACCGTGCTCGGCCGCGTCATCTCGGGCATGGAATTCGTCGACAAGATCAAGCGCGGCCTCGGCCAGTCCGGCTCGGTGCCGGCGCCGCAGGACAAGATCATTTCGCTGAAGGTCCAGGCCGACGTGAAGTAA